In Macadamia integrifolia cultivar HAES 741 chromosome 13, SCU_Mint_v3, whole genome shotgun sequence, one DNA window encodes the following:
- the LOC122058689 gene encoding wall-associated receptor kinase 2-like has product MSSPLVLLPLLFIVLLWPSYATSTLQLAKPNCPSECGNIHVPYPFGFGSKECYRNNDFKLTCDKSNNTAKLIAGSNIEVLYISSQGQVSILSTISYDCYKKSGQRTDRFESYTVTDDQNIFTVSDTENKFTALGCDTMSILTGYNGRNFQSGCSMICSNISDVINGSCTGIGCCQTSVPKGFGSFNVSVDSYQNHTQVFDFNPCSYAFVVQSSWFDFTVSDLSNFASLRGTVPVVYDWAVDLKSCEEAVKNQTTYACKNSECVPSKNGLGYSCICSEGYEGNPYLRDGCQDVDECKLPRNNCSKNANCINTRGSYYCNCPKGFHGDGFENGSRCVASLPVIEIIAGNFLFFTII; this is encoded by the exons ATGAGTAGTCCTCTCGTGTTGCTTCCTCTCCTCTTCATCGTCCTGTTATGGCCATCATACGCAACATCAACTTTGCAACTGGCAAAGCCCAATTGCCCTAGTGAATGTGGTAATATCCATGTTCCTTACCCTTTTGGCTTCGGTTCCAAAGAGTGTTACAGAAACAATGATTTCAAGCTAACCTGCGACAAAAGCAACAACACTGCAAAACTGATCGCAGGGTCAAACATTGAAGTTTTATATATTTCATCTCAAGGACAAGTGAGTATACTTTCTACTATAAGTTACGATTGCTACAAGAAGTCCGGTCAACGGACTGATCGTTTTGAAAGTTATACGGTAACGGACGACCAAAACATCTTCACCGTGTCTGATACAGAGAACAAATTCACAGCTCTGGGTTGCGACACCATGTCCATCCTTACGGGTTACAATGGCCGGAACTTCCAGAGTGGGTGTAGCATGATTTGCAGCAACATATCTGATGTGATCAATGGTTCCTGCACGGGCATAGGCTGTTGCCAGACTTCAGTTCCAAAGGGCTTCGGAAGCTTCAATGTTTCTGTTGACAGCTATCAAAATCATACCCAAGTCTTTGATTTCAATCCCTGCAGCTACGCTTTCGTTGTTCAAAGTAGCTGGTTCGACTTCACTGTCTCTGATCTCTCCAATTTCGCAAGTCTTAGGGGAACTGTCCCTGTCGTGTACGACTGGGCAGTAGATCTAAAGTCTTGTGAAGAAGCTGTGAAAAACCAGACTACTTACGCATGCAAAAATAGCGAATGTGTCCCCTCCAAGAATGGTCTTGGCTACAGCTGCATTTGTTCCGAAGGTTATGAAGGGAACCCTTACCTTCGTGACGGTTGCCAAG ACGTGGATGAATGTAAACTCCCTCGTAATAATTGCTCTAAGAATGCTAATTGCATAAACACTCGTGGGAGTTATTACTGCAATTGTCCAAAAGGCTTCCATGGTGACGGTTTTGAAAATGGGAGTCGTTGTGTCGCTTCTCTTCCGGTGATAGAAATTATTGcaggtaattttcttttctttacaataatataa